Within Streptomyces antibioticus, the genomic segment TCGCCTTCTGGGCGACGCTCGGCGCGACCGTCCTCGGCACGATGATCGCCTTCGCGCTGGTCCGCTACCGGTTCCGCGCGCGGGGTGCCGTCAACTCGCTGATCTTCCTGCCCATGGCCATGCCCGAGGTCGTCATGGCGGCCTCGCTGCTCACCCTGTTCCTCAACCTGGGTGCTCAGTTGGGTTTCTGGACGGTCCTGATCGCGCACATCATGTTCTGCCTCAGTTTCGTCGTGACGGCCGTCAAGGCGCGCGTCATGTCCATGGACCCGAGACTGGAGCAGGCGGCCCAGGACCTCTACGCCGGCCCGTTCCAGACGTTCATCAGGGTCACCCTGCCGATCGCCGCACCCGGAATCGCGGCGGGCGCGCTGCTCGCCTTCGCGCTCTCCTTCGACGATTTCATCATCACCAATTTCAACGCCGGCTCGACCGTCACCTTCCCGATGTTCGTCTGGGGCTCCGCACAGCGCGGCACACCCGTTCAGATCAATGTCATCGGTACGGCCATGTTCCTCATCGCCGTACTGTTCGTCCTGACCTCCATGGTCATCAGCAATCGCCGCAACAGACAAAAGGCATAAGCCCCTGTAGGGAGTTGAAATCATGGCCCCAAGCGCCATGAGCCGTGGTACTGAAGACAACACCTGGACAAAGTCGCTCTCCGAGGCGCAGCCGGTCCCGTACTGGCTGGAGGACCCGGGCAAGCCGCACCCCGAGCCCGCGCTGACCGGCACCGAGACCTGCGATCTGCTGGTCGTCGGCGGCGGGTACAGCGGACTGTGGACCGCGCTCGTCGCCAAGGAGCGCGATCCGCAGCGGGACGTGGTGCTGGTGGAGGGCCGCGAGGTGGGCTGGGCCGCCTCGGGCCGCAACGGAGGCTTCTGCGCGGCCTCCCTCACCCACGGGCTGCCCAACGGGCTCGCCCGCTGGCCCGACGAGATCCACCGGCTGGAGGAGCTGGGCGCGCGCAACCTCGACGAGATCGAGGCGGCGGTCGCCCGGTACGGCCTCGACTGCGACTTCGAGCGCACCGGCGAGATCGACGTGGCCACCGAGGAGTACCAGGCGCGGGAACTGCGCGAGTGGTACGAGGAGATCGAGCGCCGCGGCCTCGCCGACGGCGTCGAGTTCCTCGACACCGACGCGGTCCGCGCGCAGGTCGACTCGCCCACCTTCCGGGCGGGCCTGTACGACCGCAGGGGCGTGGCGATGCTGCACCCCGCCAAGCTCGCCTGGGGCCTGAAGAAGGCGTGCATGCGGCTCGGCGTCCGCGTCCACGAGCACACCCCGGCGCTCGCGCTGAAGCCGTACGGCGCCGGCATGGCCGTCCGCACCCCGTACGGGCGGGTCCACGCCCGGCAGGTGGCGCTCGGCACGAACATCTTCCCCAACCTGGTCCGGCGGGTGCGGTCGTACACCGTCCCGGTCTACGACTACGCGCTGATGACCGAGCCGCTCACCCCGGCCCAACTCGACGCGATCGGGTGGAAGAACCGGCAGGGACTCGGCGACTCCGCCAACCAGTTCCACTACTTCCGGCTGTCCGCCGACAACCGGATCCTGTGGGGCGGCTACGACGCCGTCTACCCGTACGGCGGCCGGGTGCGCGCCGAGTACGACGACCGGCCCGAGACCTACGCCAAGCTCGCCGGGCACTTCTTCACGTGCTTCCCGCAGTTGGAGGGCGTCCGCTTCACGCACGCGTGGGGCGGGGCGATCGACACCTGCTCGCGGTTCTCCGCGTTCTTCGGCACCGCCCACCGGGGGAAGGTCGCCTACGCCGCCGGGTACACCGGCCTCGGTGTCGGCGCGACCCGGTTCGGGGCCGAGGTGATGCTCGACCTGCTGGCCGGGGAGAGCACCGAGCGGACCCGGCTGGAGATGGTCCGCCGCAAGCCGCTGCCGTTCCCGCCGGAGCCGTTCGCCTGGACCGGCATCGCGCTCACCAAGTGGTCGCTGGCCCGCGCCGACGCGCACGACGGGCGCCGCAACCTGTGGCTGCGGACCATGGACAAGATGGGCCTGGGCTTCGACAGCTAGCGGGCGTGTGACCCGGTTCACTCCATAGAGGTTCCGGAACCCGCGTAATGCTCGCCGGGAACCTCCCTCTCCCTCACGGTGGCGCGACCGCGTCACGCAGAGGAAGAGGGAGGTCTTCTCATGGCTGGGGCGAAGACGGCGGTCGAATGGCTGACATCCGTCGCACCGGATCCCGAGTCCTGCCGCTGGGAATGGGAGCGCAACCCCCTGGGGGTGGCGCTGCTGCCGGCGGGCAGGGCGTGGGACGTACTCATCCTGCCGGGTGAACTCGGCTACCCCACGCTCGACGTGCTCACCCGCATCCTCGACCGGCCGGGACCGGTGCTCGTCGACTTCGGCGACAACCGGATGGGGTTCTTCGTGCCGCCGGGCACCGCCGCCCGCTGGATCGGCACCGGTATCCGCACGGCCGGCGCGGGCACCTGGATCGTCGTCCCGTACCCCGGCCGGGCCACCGGCGGCGTCCGCTGGCTGGTCCCCCCGGACGGCTCCGGCACCCTGACCGACCCCTCCCTGCTGGAACTGGCCATGCACGAGGCGGCGGCGGGCCCACCCGGGGACGCCCGCGACTGACCCCGGGCCCTGCCGCGCCGACGCCCCGGACGGGCCCCGCCTTCCCGACCCCCCGCGGGAAGGCCGAGCCCCACGGCGTCGGCCCGCGCCCGCGCCCCGGACGACTCCACCGCGGGTCCGCACGACGGACGCGGTGCTCGCGCACGCCCTTCCGCCTTCCCGCCCCCTGCGGGGACGCCGGCCCCCACTTGTCGGTGTCGGCTGCCTGGTGGGGCCCGGCCCTCGACGGCTGACGCGGATCCCACAGCCGGACTGAGCCCCGCCCGGACGATGTCGGCGCGGGCTCGCACAGCGGACGTGGTGCTCGTCGTG encodes:
- a CDS encoding NAD(P)/FAD-dependent oxidoreductase; its protein translation is MAPSAMSRGTEDNTWTKSLSEAQPVPYWLEDPGKPHPEPALTGTETCDLLVVGGGYSGLWTALVAKERDPQRDVVLVEGREVGWAASGRNGGFCAASLTHGLPNGLARWPDEIHRLEELGARNLDEIEAAVARYGLDCDFERTGEIDVATEEYQARELREWYEEIERRGLADGVEFLDTDAVRAQVDSPTFRAGLYDRRGVAMLHPAKLAWGLKKACMRLGVRVHEHTPALALKPYGAGMAVRTPYGRVHARQVALGTNIFPNLVRRVRSYTVPVYDYALMTEPLTPAQLDAIGWKNRQGLGDSANQFHYFRLSADNRILWGGYDAVYPYGGRVRAEYDDRPETYAKLAGHFFTCFPQLEGVRFTHAWGGAIDTCSRFSAFFGTAHRGKVAYAAGYTGLGVGATRFGAEVMLDLLAGESTERTRLEMVRRKPLPFPPEPFAWTGIALTKWSLARADAHDGRRNLWLRTMDKMGLGFDS
- a CDS encoding ABC transporter permease; this encodes MPFVNWLKRHLVVIAGLFTLGYLLLPNIVVTVFSFNKPKGRFNYQWQQFSTDAWKDPCGVADMCGSLSISLQIAFWATLGATVLGTMIAFALVRYRFRARGAVNSLIFLPMAMPEVVMAASLLTLFLNLGAQLGFWTVLIAHIMFCLSFVVTAVKARVMSMDPRLEQAAQDLYAGPFQTFIRVTLPIAAPGIAAGALLAFALSFDDFIITNFNAGSTVTFPMFVWGSAQRGTPVQINVIGTAMFLIAVLFVLTSMVISNRRNRQKA